In Sphingobacterium sp. R2, the genomic stretch TTCCAAGTAGGGGTAAGATATTGACATTTGAAATCTCACCATTATAGTAAAAGCGAAGTCTGTTGGATGCACTGTTTACGTCACCAAAAGCATTCGAACCTGAAGTAGGAGCACCGTTTGCACCAGAAGCTAATGTGTACTGACCATAATTAAATGGAGTGGAAGGAGCTAATGCTGAATTAGGTGCTGCTGTATTTACTAGCAAAGATGTTGCATTAGTCAATAGATTCGTAATTATATTTGCAAGTCCTGTTACTCCTGTTGCGTCAACTACTTGGCCCAGGCCACCTAATGCCCCAGTAAGTTGATTTACTTCAATATCTCCTCGTACCATGTTAGCAAAGTCTGCCTTTGCAGGTTGTTTCCATAGGCCTGCTGGATATACCAACTTACATGGATCGCCATTATTTGTTGTCGTAGTTGCAAATTGTCCAGGAACAATACTTCCGAAAGCAAAATAGCCGTTAGCCCTAGCTGTTAATTGATTATTTGCATAGAATGCATAATTGCGGCCATTGCCGTTGTTGCCTCTGTAGAACAGGTTAGACCGAGCCCATTTTACAGTGCGTCCTCCGTAATTTGTGATTAATGGAGATTCCACCACATTCAACAGCAGGCGATGACTGTTTCCTAGTTGCGGTGTTACTGCAAAGGGAAAGTTTGAAGCGGTAGTAAAATAGGTGCGCGCTAAACTTCCGTCGACATGACTAATGTTTAAATTTTGGACCTGTACATTAATTGCGCTTTGTGCAGCAGTGGATGCTGTATACACGTAAGCGATTTTTGCATCATTAAATGCCGGATCGATGTTTGTAAAGTTGGCGTAAGTTAACGTTGGCGTGAAGCTTGCGCCTGCTGTAACAGTTCCATCAAGCAATGCGATGCTACCTGTGGCTAAGTTTAGTCCAGTAACATTGACTGTAGGATTACCTGTGATATTACCAAATACACCCTTGGTGTTCAATTCAATTCCGATACGTGAAAATTTATGGCTGAATTGGATGTTGATGTTAGAGTTTGTTGCCAGATTTACGGTTCCTGAAGCATAAAGCACATCTTTATTTTGTGCCAAAGCAATCGATCCATTTGTTGGTGTAAGAGCAGGTTGATCGTTATCGGAAGTGTTGTAAGAAAGGGCTATCCATGTGTAAGATGTGGCGGGATTAAGCCCTTCGATCGTACCTGCTGTACCTGCTACCAGCTGTTTGGCGGTAATTAGTGTTGTTCCCGAATAGATATAGACAACATATTTTGTGCCTGATACCATATCTTCAGTGACGCCAGGGGCGACATCCGCGGCTAATCCGCCAGATCGTTTTACTGCTATCCCATCATTGGTAATGGTTGGTAAATTGTGGTCAGTCGAAACAACCATGTCTACATCGGAAAATGAATGGATTTTGCTTGTCGTTGTGCTCGGTTTCGCCGAGCCAACTTTTACTGCGCCATCGTTGCCGCTGGTTTTGATGCCCCCCACCGCTACAGTGAGGACATTTGTTTTGTTGTCGACATTTTCAGTCTTGTTGTCCTTGGAGCAACTTGTGATTAATGTCCCGGGGATTGCTAGCATTGCCATCGCAACAACCCAGTGAGCTCTTTTAGTCAGATGAAATCTCATTTTAGTGCTTTTTCGTGTTGTTAAGTAATGTGATGATTATACATTAAGCACCCTCTCCGGTAGTAGTACCGTCTGGACCTGCTCCCCAACCGTCGGTTTGTGGTGTTGAACCTGGTTGTGCCTGAGAACCTGCAGCAATGCCTTGCTCAAGTTCAACTACGTGCTCTCTAATGGACGGAGCTACGTACATTTTTTTTGCGTTCTTATTCATGATGATATTATTTGGATATACCGCACTATTACTAGTGCGGGTTAAAATTTAATGGACAATTTAACCCTGATATCTTCAGAAATGCCTAGGATCTAACGGCTTGCCTTTGCGTATAGGCAATTATATTGCTATTGTAGCCTGGATATTTCTAGTTATTTTTCTATTTTTTGGTTTCTAATTTAATTGTTAATACTTTAAATTCTTATATGTTAGTTGTACTTCTTTTGAATTGAATTGTAATATTACGACTTAATATCAACTTGTGCAAAAAAAAATTGTAAACTTTTTATAAATATCTGTTGGTTGTGCAATAAAACAACTTTCTTCATCGTTATATATATGTATGTTTTATGGTAAATTATTGTTTTAAGGCAATATTTCTTGGTTTAAAAACATATATATCCAACTTTGTTTATACTGATTTTCTATTGAACAACTTGTTTTAATATTTTGTTTGGTGTTTTGTTGATTTATTTTAGTCTATTTGTTTTTCTTTAATTAATTTGTTTTAACAATAATGCTGTTTTGATTGTTTTGAGCTTCTTTTTTTTCTGTGAATGTAGATTTATATTTCTTTTGTTAATATTTTTAGAGTGCTTTTTATTTTTCTTGGAAAGTATAAATACGCGTTTCTGAATACTTAACTTAACTGTTTGTGTTTTTTTTATTATGTAATATTAGTTTTTTAGGTATTTTTTATAAAATAATATAATTTTTGATTTATATTTGAATGATCTATATTATTTGTGTATTGTTTCATTTTAGGAAAAATTGTATTGACAACCAATCTGTTTTTCTTTTTTGCTTATTATTATCTATGTTAAGGCAACGATCGTTCAGGTCCGTTGAGCTTTCTGGAATACACCTTAGATTCGCTGATTTTTTTAAGTTTGATTACTTTTTCTGTTCATATTACAATTTTTTATCTTTTCAAGTTATAATGTATATAGATTTATAATCTGGTTAACATAATTTGTTCAAAATGAGGGTGGATGGTGATAATGGTTTGCCTGATAGATTAGTTGGTTAGGAAACAATTTGCATGCACATCTGTAGTTCAAACTTATTTTAAATAATTTCTTGTTTGTTGTTGTCCCTGCACCTTTTATAGTTTTTTACATGTAGTTGGTGATTGCCTGCTTGGGAATATGTTTAAGGGTTCATGTATATCAGGGTTATACTTGAAGTGCATTTCAAGGTTTGAAAATGCATTTTTTTGTGTTCGGGATTTATTTGCTAAATTGCTCCCTATTTCAGCATTACGAAATGGTTGTCAGGCCTTATATGCAGTAAATAATAATTATGGAATTTGGAGTTCAGCGGGTCATTGGTGTAGCGCAGGAGCCTTCGGAAGTAACGGATGCAACAGCAAAAGAAAATTATGTGGTTCTTTTTGTATCAAAGGGCGGTTGTAGTATACGGATCAATAATCAGATTAAAGAAATTGAAGAATACTGTCTGGTGTTGATTCCGAAGGGGATAAAAATTGAAGCTAACCCAGATGAGTCCCGACCTTTTCTAATTATTTATTTTTCGGAAAGTTTTTTTGCCCGTACGGCGGTTGATACTGCTTTTCTGCGAAACTTCAAATCTTTTAATACAAACGAATATAACTACCATGTGTTGCGTGTGCCTATGGAGTATGCAACCTACTATGAATTTGTGGGTATGCAGCTTAAACTATCTAAGCAGAATTATAATCAGGTGATATATCGCGATTTGGCTCACAATATTGTTAAACAAATTGTACTCTTAGCTGCGATATATGCTGAAGATAGACAGTCGGATGAACTGGTGGGGCAGAGTGCAGATATAAAGCTCGTAAGACGTTTCCAGGAGTTGGTAGAGCAGTATGTAAAAAAAGAAAAACGTGTAGCTTTCTATGCTCAAGAGCTAAATATCGCAACTAAAAAACTAACTAACTTAACGAAAGATGTGCTAAGGGCCACGCCAAAAGAGCTGATCACCGAAGAGTTGCTTCGAGTGAGTAAAAAGCTGATTACTGAATCATCACTCAGCATTAAGCAGATTGCTTGGGAGCTCGGTTATGCAGACGTTAATAACTTTAGTACATTTTTTTTAAAAGAAACGGCCTTGACGCCAACTGAGTACCGTAAACGTTGGCAAGGATAATATTCCTAAAATATCTTTATTTAACTATAACCTAGTTTTGTAGTTTTCTATGCGACAGTGTAGTTGAACCGCTACAAGATTTGCAATTTATACTGGACTTGCGCATTTTGTCATTTACTCACTAAAATTAGTTATATCTTTGCTTCAAGCAGTTCGACATTAATAGTATTGTATAAAAGCCAAATATTAAAGTCCTGTCTCGGTCGACTGATAGAATTGTTTAACATTGATCTATTATTATTTAATTATGTGTAACATAAAAAGCTTTAATCTCTTCTTGGTGGGTCTTGCGGGGATTACGCTCTTCGGGGCAAGTTGTTCGAAAGTAAAGGATTTGTACAACGATACTACTGCAGGCTCCGATTCTTCATCCTTATTTCCTGCTGGCGTTAATGTCCCAACTGATTTTATGTGGAATTCGACACGCGCTGTCGATGTGCGCGTTGCAGTTGACGATAAATTCAGCGGTAAATACTTTTATCGGGTGGAGTTTTTTGATAATGATCCGACGTTGGGTAGTGGGGCGAATGTGTTGGCTGCGGGTCAGGCAAAATCCGGGCAGGATTTTGTTGGTAAGCTCATGATTCCAACACTCGCAAAATATATTTATTTAAGAGAGACTTCTCCACTTGGTGTTGCCGCAATCAGTATGATTGAAGTGGGGCAGCAAAATGCGATCAATGTGGGTGGCATCAGCGCGGGTTCGGCTAGTAAAGCGAGTGTTTTGCGCGGCGCTAAGACGAGTACGACGTTGGCAAGTGGCAGCTTAAGAGCGGCAGCGGTGGAAGCTACACCGGTTGTAGTTCCTTCCGATGCAATAGCGCTATCGGGCAATTCAACTATTTCTGTCGAGTCTAATAAATCGTATGTAGTTAAATCTGGTGTAACCTTTACAGGTAGAATCGATGCGAACAATGGTACTAGCAATGTAAAAATTTACGTGCAGGGGGCATGGAAAAATACAAGTTTTGAATTGAACCTTGGAAGCAATAACGGACTTTATATTACGCAGGCGGGTTCCATTGACCTCGTTAATGTAACGCAGAATACGGTGGGTGGCTTTGTCAATTATGGATCGGCTTCACTTTCCAAAATGGAGACAAAAAATAATACGCTGTATGTCAATTATGGTACGCTTACTGCGGATAAAGCAGATATCACTAATGGTAATTTTACCAACTATGGGGTGGCTACAATCCAAAATCTGAGCAGTACTACAAACGGTACGGTGGTGCGTAATGAGGGAACGCTTACTGTACAGAACGCTACCTTGACGAATGCAACGTTGGAGGCTGTTTGTCATACAGTAATCAATTCATTGACGACCAATGGTGCGACAATTTCGGTGGCTCAAGGCGCTCTATTAAGTTTAGATAAATTAGATGCCGGTGGTACGAAAATCAATTTAGCAGCAGCTTCTATTTTGGATGTGAAGACTTTGGCTAAATTTAACAGCCAGGCGAGCACCATGACTGGACCGACTTCGGGTCAGGCATTGGCCCGTCTCAAAAAGGTTGATGTAAGCAACCAGTGGATGGCCATTACGTATGGTGGTAACTTAGAGGTAGCTTGCTCAGATCATACAGCTAACGCACAATGGAGTACATATTATGTGGTCAATAGTCCAGCGAAATTGGTTCCTTACGATAAGTCGACCGTAGTGATTCAGGGGACTTCTTGTAACGCCGGTGGTAATAACGCTTCTGGTGGCAATCCGACAGACCAAACTGTTACTGAGGTTAATTTAGGTACTTATTCGTATGCATTTGAAGATAATTGGCCGTCGATTGGGGATTATGATATGAATGACTTTGTGGTGGATGTAGCAATTACGAAAGTGCAGAATGCAGCTAATAAAGTTACTAAGGTTAAATTGATAAATAAAATTAGATCTGTTGGGGCTAAAAATAGATTAGCTGCAGCTATTCAGTTGGATGGAGTATTAGCGACTAACGTAAAATCCGTAAAATATTCAAATACAAACTTGGTTGGACAGAACTTACCTTTAGGTTCAAATGGTGTCGAGTCTAATCAGAAGTACGCCGTGATTACAATTTGTGATGATGCGCACCGTGCCTTTGGTATTTCAGATACGCAATTTATTTCTACGGTAAATGGTAGTTATCAGCCTGTTGAATCCGAGGTTGTCATAGAGTTTACTACACCTTTGGATAATTTTACATATGCTGATTTGAACTCATTTATTGTCACAAATGGATATAAAGTGAATTCTCGAAGTGAAATTCATTTGGTTGGATACAAAGGTACAGATAAAATGAACAAAGCCTTGGTTGAGAATCAAACTTCAAAAGGACGACTTTCTGCTAATGATCCATTCAAATCATCTAAAGGGGAGCCTTGGGGATTATGTGTTCCAGTATCTTTCATTTATCCAAATGAGTATAAGAAAATAACTGGAGTTTATCCGAAATTTGAAGGATGGGCGTTGAGTGGCGGTTCTCAGAATCTCGATTGGTATTTGAAGTAGATAGAAACTCGAGGAATAAAGGAAACTCATTCGCTTAAAGCGCATAATTTTTTTAGGTACTTTAAGCGAATGCATTTTGACTTTAGCACTCATAATTTGTTTGGTTACTTAAAGTTAAAAAACATAGCAAATTCATGAAAAAGACGATTGTAATAATTGATGATAAGCCTGCAATAGGTCAGTTAATTACGCTATACCTAAATGCGGATTATGACTTTCGCTTCTTCAATAATGCACTGGACGCTTACAATTGGCTGAAGGAGGGAAATAGTGTAGACCTTATTCTATCCGATTATACCATGCCCGAAATGAATGGCTATGATTTATTGTTGATGATTAAGCAAAACGAGTTTTTGAAAGATATCCCCGTTATCTTCTTGTCCGGTGAAGATAACTCACAT encodes the following:
- a CDS encoding fimbrillin family protein — its product is MRFHLTKRAHWVVAMAMLAIPGTLITSCSKDNKTENVDNKTNVLTVAVGGIKTSGNDGAVKVGSAKPSTTTSKIHSFSDVDMVVSTDHNLPTITNDGIAVKRSGGLAADVAPGVTEDMVSGTKYVVYIYSGTTLITAKQLVAGTAGTIEGLNPATSYTWIALSYNTSDNDQPALTPTNGSIALAQNKDVLYASGTVNLATNSNINIQFSHKFSRIGIELNTKGVFGNITGNPTVNVTGLNLATGSIALLDGTVTAGASFTPTLTYANFTNIDPAFNDAKIAYVYTASTAAQSAINVQVQNLNISHVDGSLARTYFTTASNFPFAVTPQLGNSHRLLLNVVESPLITNYGGRTVKWARSNLFYRGNNGNGRNYAFYANNQLTARANGYFAFGSIVPGQFATTTTNNGDPCKLVYPAGLWKQPAKADFANMVRGDIEVNQLTGALGGLGQVVDATGVTGLANIITNLLTNATSLLVNTAAPNSALAPSTPFNYGQYTLASGANGAPTSGSNAFGDVNSASNRLRFYYNGEISNVNILPLLGNGGLANIGLNDLSVDIANFQVANLNLPLLSSYGRATTLWTNEQGANIVGLVGAGTWGYYGNAGRSLTLVPLSLGTRFHMANNTGQLLNGVSALGANVLSTSFKNVRCVRVN
- a CDS encoding AraC family transcriptional regulator, whose translation is MEFGVQRVIGVAQEPSEVTDATAKENYVVLFVSKGGCSIRINNQIKEIEEYCLVLIPKGIKIEANPDESRPFLIIYFSESFFARTAVDTAFLRNFKSFNTNEYNYHVLRVPMEYATYYEFVGMQLKLSKQNYNQVIYRDLAHNIVKQIVLLAAIYAEDRQSDELVGQSADIKLVRRFQELVEQYVKKEKRVAFYAQELNIATKKLTNLTKDVLRATPKELITEELLRVSKKLITESSLSIKQIAWELGYADVNNFSTFFLKETALTPTEYRKRWQG
- a CDS encoding LruC domain-containing protein, which codes for MCNIKSFNLFLVGLAGITLFGASCSKVKDLYNDTTAGSDSSSLFPAGVNVPTDFMWNSTRAVDVRVAVDDKFSGKYFYRVEFFDNDPTLGSGANVLAAGQAKSGQDFVGKLMIPTLAKYIYLRETSPLGVAAISMIEVGQQNAINVGGISAGSASKASVLRGAKTSTTLASGSLRAAAVEATPVVVPSDAIALSGNSTISVESNKSYVVKSGVTFTGRIDANNGTSNVKIYVQGAWKNTSFELNLGSNNGLYITQAGSIDLVNVTQNTVGGFVNYGSASLSKMETKNNTLYVNYGTLTADKADITNGNFTNYGVATIQNLSSTTNGTVVRNEGTLTVQNATLTNATLEAVCHTVINSLTTNGATISVAQGALLSLDKLDAGGTKINLAAASILDVKTLAKFNSQASTMTGPTSGQALARLKKVDVSNQWMAITYGGNLEVACSDHTANAQWSTYYVVNSPAKLVPYDKSTVVIQGTSCNAGGNNASGGNPTDQTVTEVNLGTYSYAFEDNWPSIGDYDMNDFVVDVAITKVQNAANKVTKVKLINKIRSVGAKNRLAAAIQLDGVLATNVKSVKYSNTNLVGQNLPLGSNGVESNQKYAVITICDDAHRAFGISDTQFISTVNGSYQPVESEVVIEFTTPLDNFTYADLNSFIVTNGYKVNSRSEIHLVGYKGTDKMNKALVENQTSKGRLSANDPFKSSKGEPWGLCVPVSFIYPNEYKKITGVYPKFEGWALSGGSQNLDWYLK
- a CDS encoding PleD family two-component system response regulator, yielding MKKTIVIIDDKPAIGQLITLYLNADYDFRFFNNALDAYNWLKEGNSVDLILSDYTMPEMNGYDLLLMIKQNEFLKDIPVIFLSGEDNSHTRINLLEAGADDFILKPFNPLELKLRIKKALK